In a single window of the Silurus meridionalis isolate SWU-2019-XX chromosome 8, ASM1480568v1, whole genome shotgun sequence genome:
- the LOC124389665 gene encoding 1-phosphatidylinositol 4,5-bisphosphate phosphodiesterase beta-1 yields MAGAQPGVHALQLKPVCVPESLKKGSRFMKWDEDSSTVTPVTLRVDPQGYFLYWTDQNKETDLLDITYIKDARTGKCTKTLKEAKMRELLEVGNLVGRIEHKMLTVVTGPDMVNITYLNFMAFQEEVAKEWAEELFSLASNLLAQNMNRESSLEKAYTRLKLQPNQEGRIPVKNIFRVFSTDRKRIETALESCNLPSGRNDSIPLEDLTPELYKSFIANLCPRPEINQIFADLGAKGKNYLNMEQMTEFINNKQRDPRLNEILYPPLKTEQTQLLMEKFEPNPSMSEKGQISVEGFSRYLVSDENGVLPPEKLDQSEDMTFPLSHYFINSSHNTYLTAGQLAGNSSVEMYRQVLLSGCRCVELDCWKGRTAEEEPVITHGFTMTSEISFKEVIEAIAECAFKTSPFPIILSFENHVDSPKQQAKMAEYCRSIFGDALLTEPLEKYPLESGVPLPSPQELIGKILIKNKKSHPKPPDGSTKKKLSEQASNTNSDSSSVFEPSSPSAGPAAPAEVEADDDEEDDDDDDDCKKSMDEGTAGSEAFATEEMSTLVNYIQPTKFHSFETSKKVSRSYQMSSFVETKALEQLTKTPVEFVEYNKLQLSRIYPKGTRVDSSNYMPQVFWNAGCQLVALNFQTIDLSMQLNLGMYEYNGKSGYRLKPEFMRRPDKHFDPFTESTVDGIVANTLSIKIISGQFLTDKKVGVYVEIDMFGLPVDTRRKAFKTKTSQNNAINPVWDEEPIVFKKVVLPTLASIRIAVFEEGGKFIGHRIIPVSAIRPGYRYIGLRNEKNQPLNLPALFVYIEVKDYVPDTFADVIEALSNPIRYVNLMEQRSKQLAALTLEEGEEEKDAKEAESGVEQASEAKSEPKPAPVENGLSHALSATPKPASQLNTQPQSTGTAKSAAKAEDLIHSVLTEMEAHTLEELKQQKVFVREQRRHYKEMKELVKKHHKKTTELIKEHTAKYNEFQHDYLRRRAVLQKSAKRDGKKRCLSSSPEHGASFFEQELATLDQESGQKLSELKQQQQQQLLNLRQEQYYSEKYLKKEHIKQLMEKLTLLTEESQSSQMKKLKDLCEKEKKELKKRMDKKRQEKLNEAKSKEKHLTEEEKLEINRSYVNEVVQHIKRLEDAQTKRHEKLAENHKNILQQIIEEKPKLQNELDQEYQDKFRRLPVEIQEFVQETTKRKTDGNDQESLPSSSTLEKLSHKGAQSEDDMEDEKKD; encoded by the exons GAAGCCAAAATGCGAGAGTTACTTGAAGTTGGGAATCTGGTGGGGCGGATAGAACACAAGATGCTGACTGTGGTCACAGGTCCAGACATGGTCAACATTACATACCTAAACTTCATGGCCTTTCAAGAGGAAGTGGCAAAG GAGTGGGCAGAGGAGCTGTTTAGTCTGGCATCCAACCTGCTGGCTCAGAACATGAATCGAGAGTCCAGCCTGGAAAAAGC ATACACAAGACTTAAACTGCAGCCAAACCAAGAAGGACGTATTCCTGTTAAAAA CATATTTCGCGTGTTTTCGACTGACAGGAAGCGCATAGAGACAGCACTGGAGAGCTGTAATCTTCCATCAGGCAGG AATGATTCCATTCCCCTGGAGGACCTAACTCCTGAGCTTTACAAATCCTTCATTGCCAATCTCTGTCCCAGACCTGAAATCAACCAAATCTTTGCAGATCT AGGAGCTAAAGGCAAGAACTATCTAAACATGGAGCAGATGACTGAGTTCATTAACAATAAGCAGAGGGATCCTCGTCTAAATGAAATCCTGTATCCTCCACTGAAGACAGAACAAACACAGCTGCTTATGGAGAAATTTGAGCCCAACCCGAGCATGAGTGAAAAAG GGCAGATTTCAGTCGAGGGATTCTCCAGGTATTTAGTTAGTGATGAGAATGGTGTACTACCACCTGAGAAACTGGACCAGAGTGAAGACATGACCTTCCCTCTTTCACACTACTTCATCAACTCATCTCATAACACATATCTCACAG CGGGGCAGCTAGCAGGAAACTCCTCAGTGGAGATGTATAGGCAGGTGCTGCTGTCTGGCTGTCGCTGTGTGGAACTGGACTGCTGGAAAGGCCGTACCGCTGAAGAAGAGCCTGTTATCACACATGGCTTCACCATGACCTCTGAGATCTCCTTTAAG GAAGTAATTGAGGCCATTGCTGAATGTGCTTTTAAAACGTCTCCTTTCCCCATCATCCTGTCTTTTGAGAATCATGTGGACTC TCCGAAACAACAAGCCAAGATGGCAGAATATTGCAGATCGATTTTTGGAGATGCCCTTTTAACTGAGCCTCTTGAGAAATATCCA CTTGAGTCAGGGGTTCCACTGCCCAGTCCACAGGAACTCATTGGAAAGATCCTTATCAAGAACAAAAAGTCTCACCCCAAACCACCTGACGGGAGCACAAAGAAGAAGCTGTCAGAGCAAGCTTCAAACACCAACAGTGACTCCTCTAGTGTGTTTGAGCCATCTTCACCCAGCGCTGGACCTGCAG CTCCCGCAGAGGTAGAagcagatgatgatgaagaagatgatgatgacgatgatgactGTAAGAAGTCCATGGATGAG GGCACAGCAGGATCTGAGGCTTTTGCGACTGAAGAAATGTCCACTCTAGTTAATTACATCCAACCCACTAAGTTCCACTCCTTTGAGACTTCCAAAA AAGTCTCCCGTAGTTATCAGATGTCATCATTTGTGGAGACAAAGGCCCTGGAGCAGCTAACCAAGACTCCTGTGGAGTTTGTGGA ATACAACAAGCTTCAGCTAAGCAGAATTTATCCCAAGGGCACTCGAGTCGATTCCTCCAACTACATGCCACAAGTGTTTTGGAATGCAGGCTGCCAGCTGGTGGCACTAAACTTTCAGACAATAG ATCTGTCCATGCAGCTGAACTTGGGCATGTATGAGTATAATGGGAAGAGTGGCTACAGGCTTAAACCCGAGTTCATGAGGCGACCAGATAAGCATTTTGACCCCTTCACAGAAAGCACTGTGGATGGTATTGTAGCCAATACTTTATCAATAAAG ATCATATCAGGACAGTTCCTTACCGATAAGAAGGTGGGGGTGTATGTGGAGATTGACATGTTTGGCCTCCCGGTTGACACAAGACGGAAAGCATTTAAGACAAAGACATCGCAGAACAATGCGATCAATCCTGTGTGGGATGAAGAGCcgattgtttttaaaaag gtggTTCTGCCTACTCTTGCCTCAATTAGAATAGCTGTATTTGAGGAGGGTGGAAAGTTCATAGGTCATCGAATAATTCCAGTATCGGCCATTCGTCCAG gTTACCGGTATATTGGactgagaaatgagaaaaaccAGCCTCTCAATCTTCCTGCTCTATTTGTGTATATTGAAGTGAAAGATTATGTGCCAGACACCTTTGCAG ATGTCATAGAGGCCCTGTCTAACCCCATTAGATACGTCAACTTAATGGAGCAGAGATCCAAGCAGCTGGCTGCACTGACATTagaagaaggggaggaggagaaagatgCCAAAGAG GCTGAGTCAGGTGTTGAGCAGGCTTCAGAGGCAAAGAGTGAGCCTAAGCCTGCACCTGTGGAGAACGGCCTGAGTCACGCTCTGAGTGCGACGCCGAAACCAGCGTCACAGCTCAATACACAGCCTCAGTCCACAG GCACAGCTAAGTCTGCAGCGAAGGCTGAAGATCTTATACACAGTGTCCTCACTG AGATGGAAGCTCACACATTAGAGGAGCTAAAGCAACAGAAGGTGTTTGTCCGGGAGCAGAGAAGacattacaaagaaatgaaggagCTGGTGAAGAAGCATCACAAAAAAACCACAGAACTGATCAAGGAGCATACAGCCAAGTACAAcgagttccagcatgactaccTCCGCAGACGAGCTGTGCTGCAAAAATCTGCAAAACGAGATGGTAAGAAGAG GTGTCTGTCTTCCAGTCCGGAGCACGGAGCCTCGTTTTTTGAGCAAGAGCTAGCAACTCTGGACCAGGAGAGTGGGCAGAAACTGTCTGAGCttaaacagcagcagcagcagcagctcctgAACCTCCGTCAGGAACAGTACTACAGTGAAAAGTACCTGAAAAAAGAACACATCAAGCAG CTAATGGAGAAACTAACCCTGCTTACTGAGGAGAGTCAAAGCAGCCAAATGAAGAAACTAAAAGACTTGTGTGAAAA agaaaagaaagaactgAAAAAGAGAATGGACAAGAAAAGGCAGGAGAAGCTGAATGAAGCCAAATCAAAAGAGAAACACTTGACAGAGGA GGAAAAGTTGGAGATCAACAGGTCGTATGTTAATGAAGTGGTACAACATATTAAAAGG CTGGAAGACGCTCAAACCAAACGACATGAAAAGCTTGCAGAGAACCATAAGAACATTCTTCAACAAATAATTGAAGAAAAACCAAAG CTTCAGAACGAACTGGATCAGGAGTATCAGGACAAGTTTCGTCGGCTGCCAGTGGAGATCCAGGAGTTTGTGCAGGAGACCACAAAGCGAAAGACTGACGGGAACGATCAAGAGTCCCTGCCTTCTTCTAGCACACTGGAGAAACTCAGCCATAAGGGAGCGCAGTCTGAGGACGATATGGAGGACGAGAAGAAAGACTAA